A region from the Gammaproteobacteria bacterium genome encodes:
- the yjjI gene encoding YjjI family glycine radical enzyme: protein MQMEEFRTRARDIVNDPNLTYHQRRHYLAGLAEEALEPPALGADAREALNKRIICDLYEGNAPYRARYILPDYARALSQGSAFLELDPPTNLDEALNFLLILYTQVPSITSYPVYLGDIDKLLEPYADGISDEDLYDKLRLFWRALDRMFPDAFTHVDLGPDDSRVGRTIFRIERDLKQVVPNITFKVDPERTPDDYVRDGVLTVFDVAKPHFVNHPLMVRDLGENYASVSCYNSLLIGGGSHTLVRLNLKEAARHHNGTAEEFLTTTLPHYVALTAELIESRIRYLVEEAEFYEHDFLAREGLIDLSKFSAMFGVFGLAECVEALGAGTYGTDETANELSYRIIDTIAAQVAATPMPYCEGNGGVCLLHSQSGIDSDIDVTAGTRIAIGAEPGLYEHIRTVAPHHDKFGAGVSDVFQVEDTVVNNPDAMVDVIRGAFHEGMRDFTFNVGCNDFIRITGYLVRKSDLAEFSASGARHNSTTFGYGAETNTHVTTRNVKRVLVHERTPRPPE from the coding sequence ATGCAGATGGAGGAGTTCCGCACACGAGCACGGGACATCGTCAACGATCCCAATCTCACCTATCACCAGCGCAGGCACTACCTCGCCGGGCTCGCCGAAGAAGCCCTCGAACCCCCCGCTCTCGGCGCCGACGCCCGCGAGGCGCTCAACAAGCGGATCATCTGCGACCTCTACGAGGGCAATGCCCCGTACCGGGCCCGCTATATCCTGCCCGACTACGCGAGAGCCCTCTCGCAAGGATCCGCGTTCCTCGAGCTCGACCCGCCGACAAACCTCGACGAGGCGCTCAACTTCCTGCTCATCCTCTACACGCAGGTGCCATCGATCACCTCGTACCCGGTCTACCTCGGAGACATCGACAAGCTGCTCGAACCGTACGCGGACGGCATCTCCGACGAAGACCTGTACGACAAACTCCGCCTGTTCTGGCGGGCCCTCGACCGGATGTTCCCCGACGCGTTCACCCATGTCGACCTCGGCCCGGACGACTCGCGCGTGGGACGGACGATCTTTCGCATCGAACGTGATCTCAAGCAGGTCGTGCCCAACATCACCTTCAAGGTCGACCCCGAACGCACCCCCGACGACTACGTCAGAGATGGCGTCCTGACCGTCTTCGACGTCGCCAAGCCGCACTTCGTGAACCACCCGCTCATGGTCCGCGACCTCGGCGAGAACTACGCGTCGGTCAGTTGCTACAACTCGCTCCTGATCGGCGGCGGCTCACACACCCTCGTCCGCCTCAACCTCAAAGAGGCCGCCCGCCACCACAACGGCACTGCCGAAGAGTTCCTCACCACCACGCTGCCCCACTACGTGGCGCTCACCGCAGAGCTCATCGAATCCCGCATCCGCTACCTCGTCGAAGAAGCGGAGTTCTACGAACACGACTTCCTCGCAAGAGAAGGGCTCATCGACCTGTCCAAGTTCTCCGCCATGTTCGGCGTGTTCGGCCTCGCCGAGTGCGTCGAGGCCCTCGGCGCCGGCACCTACGGGACCGACGAGACCGCCAATGAGCTGTCGTACCGGATCATCGACACGATCGCCGCACAGGTCGCCGCCACTCCGATGCCGTACTGCGAAGGCAACGGCGGCGTCTGCCTCCTGCACTCACAGTCGGGCATCGACTCCGACATCGACGTGACCGCGGGAACCCGAATCGCCATCGGTGCCGAACCCGGCCTCTATGAGCACATCCGTACCGTCGCACCGCATCACGACAAATTCGGCGCCGGTGTCAGCGACGTGTTCCAAGTGGAAGACACCGTCGTGAACAACCCGGATGCGATGGTCGACGTCATCCGGGGGGCGTTCCACGAAGGCATGCGCGACTTCACCTTCAACGTCGGATGCAACGACTTCATCCGCATCACCGGCTACCTGGTCCGCAAGTCCGACCTGGCCGAGTTCTCGGCGTCGGGCGCTCGACACAACAGCACCACGTTCGGATATGGAGCCGAAACGAATACCCACGTCACGACCCGCAACGTCAAGCGAGTACTGGTTCATGAGCGCACCCCGCGCCCTCCTGAATGA
- the yedA gene encoding drug/metabolite exporter YedA, translated as MSSRWMVAASLAAVYVIWSSTYLALRFLVETFPPFLGTAIRMVIAGGILFAWVRRRGAPMPTPHQWRNGFAVGILLFVGGLGLVTVAEDLGVGSGVAATAVAMVPVWAAVVSGLFGRWPTKLEWVGIAVGMAGVALLSGEGDFRAAPLGLVLVIVSPILWAFGSVWSAHTDLPSGPMSAAIQMLGGGVVLALIGAGIGESIATAPSLKSWLALAWLIIPGSLIAFSAYAYLLCTVRPALATSYAYVNPVFAVILGVTLGQERLTGEVWVALPIILASVGLIVWSRNRTPMPVE; from the coding sequence ATGTCGAGCCGATGGATGGTCGCCGCCTCGCTCGCTGCAGTGTACGTCATCTGGAGTTCCACCTATCTGGCGCTGCGGTTCCTCGTCGAAACGTTCCCTCCGTTCCTCGGCACTGCGATCCGCATGGTGATCGCCGGCGGCATTCTCTTCGCCTGGGTGCGGCGGCGTGGCGCGCCGATGCCGACCCCACACCAGTGGCGTAACGGATTCGCCGTCGGCATCCTGCTGTTCGTCGGCGGGCTCGGCCTGGTGACCGTCGCCGAGGACCTCGGCGTCGGATCCGGCGTGGCGGCAACGGCGGTGGCGATGGTGCCGGTGTGGGCTGCGGTCGTGTCAGGTCTGTTCGGACGCTGGCCGACGAAACTCGAATGGGTTGGGATCGCCGTCGGAATGGCCGGGGTGGCCCTGCTGTCGGGCGAAGGCGACTTCCGGGCGGCACCGCTCGGCCTGGTCCTCGTCATCGTCTCCCCGATCCTGTGGGCGTTCGGATCGGTCTGGTCCGCCCACACCGATCTGCCTTCCGGTCCGATGTCGGCCGCCATCCAGATGCTCGGCGGCGGAGTGGTGCTCGCGCTGATCGGCGCCGGGATCGGCGAGTCGATCGCAACCGCGCCGAGCCTCAAGTCGTGGCTGGCGCTCGCATGGCTGATCATTCCCGGGTCGCTGATCGCGTTCAGCGCCTACGCCTACCTGCTGTGCACCGTACGCCCCGCACTGGCCACCTCCTACGCGTACGTGAACCCGGTGTTCGCGGTGATCCTCGGTGTGACCCTCGGCCAGGAACGGCTCACCGGCGAAGTATGGGTGGCGCTGCCGATCATCCTGGCGTCGGTCGGCCTGATCGTGTGGAGTCGCAACCGTACACCGATGCCGGTCGAGTGA
- a CDS encoding DUF2804 family protein, with protein MATHERELVEPVDLCLADGRRLNPEALGWSRRPLHNANLQGVWGRTKRWDYWAIQSDELVLSVTLADIDYIGLATVEWIVLGSHESGGRSVTAPLARRIELPGTVCDGRLGYRDDDLQIDIAYHSETTTIRAKWTEQGLPGSVDVSVANPAGDESLNVVIPWSDRRFQFTSKHQGRPATGRADLGGRSFEIGGESGDAWGILDIGRGRWPYRTQWNWGGGTGRSADARRVALQFGAKWTEGTGFTENGVFIDGRLHKIGEELDWQYVWDDPMRPWRVRSNDGTLDVTLTPVHDRHARTNLGVVMNEVHQVFGRWSGTVPDGADSTLSIEDALGFAEESRARW; from the coding sequence ATGGCAACGCATGAACGAGAGCTTGTCGAGCCGGTGGATCTGTGCCTGGCCGACGGGCGCCGGTTGAACCCCGAAGCCCTCGGATGGTCACGCCGTCCACTCCACAACGCCAACCTTCAAGGCGTGTGGGGGCGGACGAAGCGATGGGATTACTGGGCCATCCAATCCGATGAGCTTGTCTTGTCGGTCACCCTGGCCGACATCGACTACATCGGCTTGGCGACCGTCGAATGGATCGTTCTTGGGTCACACGAGTCCGGAGGCCGGTCCGTCACCGCGCCCCTGGCGCGGCGCATCGAGCTCCCAGGAACCGTATGCGACGGTCGGCTCGGCTATCGCGACGACGATCTGCAGATCGACATTGCGTACCACTCCGAGACAACGACAATTCGCGCCAAGTGGACCGAGCAGGGGTTGCCGGGAAGCGTCGACGTCTCCGTTGCGAACCCCGCAGGAGACGAATCTCTCAATGTGGTGATCCCGTGGTCGGACAGACGGTTCCAGTTCACCTCGAAACATCAGGGGCGACCGGCGACGGGCCGAGCCGACCTCGGTGGTCGCTCCTTCGAGATTGGCGGCGAATCCGGCGATGCTTGGGGCATCCTCGACATCGGTCGTGGTCGGTGGCCGTATCGCACTCAATGGAACTGGGGCGGGGGAACGGGCCGCAGCGCCGACGCACGCCGGGTTGCCCTCCAGTTCGGGGCCAAGTGGACGGAGGGCACCGGTTTCACCGAGAACGGTGTGTTCATCGACGGTCGACTACACAAGATCGGTGAAGAGCTCGACTGGCAATACGTCTGGGACGACCCGATGAGACCGTGGCGAGTGCGCTCCAACGATGGGACTCTCGACGTCACCCTGACCCCCGTCCACGATCGCCACGCCCGCACCAATCTTGGGGTAGTCATGAACGAAGTTCACCAGGTGTTCGGTCGGTGGTCGGGAACCGTACCCGACGGAGCAGACTCAACCCTGTCCATCGAAGACGCTCTCGGTTTCGCCGAGGAATCCCGCGCCCGCTGGTAG
- a CDS encoding enterochelin esterase, giving the protein PECQENLRSLRGLYIDCGSKDQYALVYGARTFAKALKEAGIEHRYEEFDDDHTGVDYRQDVSFPYLYQALTL; this is encoded by the coding sequence TGCCCGAGTGTCAGGAGAACCTGCGTTCGCTTCGGGGCCTCTACATCGATTGTGGGTCCAAGGACCAGTACGCCCTCGTGTATGGGGCGCGGACGTTCGCGAAAGCACTGAAAGAGGCGGGGATCGAGCACCGCTACGAGGAGTTCGACGACGACCACACGGGCGTCGACTACCGCCAAGACGTATCGTTCCCGTACCTGTACCAGGCCCTCACCCTGTAA
- the yjjW gene encoding YjjW family glycine radical enzyme activase, which translates to MSAPRALLNDFIPFSNVDGPGNRFVLFFQGCNFDCSFCHNPYTISTCIDCEICIEPCPEDALFRETDGSVTVDWDRCTRCDICVDVCPYDSTPLAKQVTVDEIFSEIRTAAPFLSGITVSGGEATLQPEFVAALFSELKAHPDTRHLTTFVDSNGSCTSETWDVLLPVMDSAMIDIKALDDNIHIALTGVSNSRVLDSIRYLARRDRLHEVRLPLISGVNDSDELLTRTARWLASVDPALRIKVIGFRKHGVRAQYQDLTEPTADQMEHCEQVLSAAGAHEIVRL; encoded by the coding sequence ATGAGCGCACCCCGCGCCCTCCTGAATGACTTCATCCCGTTCAGCAACGTCGACGGGCCCGGAAACCGGTTCGTCCTGTTCTTCCAAGGCTGCAACTTCGACTGCAGCTTCTGCCACAACCCGTACACGATCAGCACGTGTATCGACTGTGAGATCTGCATCGAACCGTGCCCCGAAGACGCCCTGTTCCGGGAGACGGACGGCAGCGTAACGGTCGACTGGGACCGCTGCACCCGATGCGACATCTGCGTCGACGTCTGCCCGTACGACTCCACGCCACTGGCCAAACAGGTCACCGTCGACGAGATCTTCTCCGAGATCCGCACCGCTGCACCGTTCCTGTCCGGAATCACCGTCTCCGGCGGGGAGGCCACCCTGCAGCCCGAGTTCGTTGCCGCCCTGTTCTCTGAGCTCAAGGCCCACCCGGACACCCGACACCTCACCACGTTCGTCGACAGCAACGGATCCTGCACCAGCGAGACGTGGGACGTGCTGCTGCCGGTCATGGACAGCGCCATGATCGACATCAAGGCCCTCGACGACAACATCCACATCGCGCTGACCGGCGTGAGCAACAGCCGGGTGCTCGACTCCATCCGCTACCTCGCACGACGCGACCGCCTCCACGAGGTGCGCCTCCCCCTCATCTCGGGTGTCAACGACAGCGACGAGCTGCTGACCCGCACCGCACGCTGGCTTGCCTCCGTCGACCCTGCGTTGCGCATCAAAGTGATCGGGTTTCGCAAACACGGTGTCCGGGCCCAATACCAGGATCTCACCGAGCCGACCGCCGACCAGATGGAGCACTGCGAGCAGGTCCTCTCCGCCGCCGGCGCACACGAGATCGTGCGCCTCTGA
- a CDS encoding LysR family transcriptional regulator, whose product MDLKLLRSFVIVAEEEHVGRASKRLFLSQPALSKQIRRLEGQLGVPLVQRVGRRIELTAAGRVLATEAVRILEATDVAVGRVRASMRAEQDEVVIAFVPPMPRQLTTDVLREACDSLGCEVTLRNVGWHEQVSAVASGMADLSLIRGPVEGFTHREHIRYEKVFEEPRVAAFSADHPLAKEASIELADLVDEPIAVSAPNTDYWTVNPRPDGSAPVLGPTVSSVTEMLEVVAAGRAMVLTAKSLGEYYVRSDIAYVPVRDISCSEVFLAWSPSTIGTTASKVLQDLQRRARKLTIT is encoded by the coding sequence ATGGATCTCAAGCTCCTCCGATCATTCGTGATCGTCGCCGAGGAGGAGCACGTGGGACGCGCATCCAAACGGCTGTTTCTCTCTCAGCCTGCGCTGAGCAAGCAGATCCGCAGGCTCGAGGGTCAGCTTGGAGTTCCCCTGGTCCAACGGGTGGGACGCCGGATCGAGCTCACCGCCGCCGGCAGGGTGCTGGCGACGGAGGCCGTGCGCATTCTGGAAGCCACCGACGTCGCGGTCGGCCGTGTCCGGGCTTCGATGCGGGCGGAACAGGACGAGGTGGTGATCGCCTTCGTGCCACCGATGCCGCGCCAGCTCACCACCGACGTGCTGCGCGAGGCGTGTGACTCTCTCGGCTGTGAGGTAACACTGCGCAACGTGGGCTGGCATGAGCAGGTCTCGGCGGTCGCCTCGGGGATGGCCGACCTCTCGCTGATCCGCGGTCCCGTCGAAGGGTTCACGCACCGCGAACACATCCGCTACGAGAAGGTCTTCGAAGAGCCGCGAGTGGCCGCCTTCTCGGCTGATCATCCCCTGGCGAAGGAGGCAAGTATCGAGCTGGCCGATCTCGTCGATGAACCGATCGCGGTTTCGGCACCCAACACCGATTATTGGACGGTGAACCCCCGGCCGGACGGATCGGCTCCGGTGCTCGGGCCGACGGTGTCCAGCGTCACGGAGATGCTCGAGGTCGTCGCCGCGGGACGGGCGATGGTCCTGACCGCAAAGTCGCTCGGCGAGTACTACGTGCGGTCCGACATCGCCTACGTGCCGGTGCGAGACATCTCGTGTTCGGAGGTGTTCCTCGCCTGGTCCCCGTCCACGATCGGCACGACCGCCTCGAAGGTGCTGCAGGACCTGCAGCGGAGAGCCCGCAAACTCACCATTACCTGA